In Aedes albopictus strain Foshan chromosome 3, AalbF5, whole genome shotgun sequence, the following are encoded in one genomic region:
- the LOC109402159 gene encoding CD151 antigen encodes MKLGKIFNHKFVLGSCNLIFMLCGVTLLATGFYMFTDAPRILLSRLLISATEHHKTPLSELEQPLFYYVALGLTIAGLVAITAALLGCWASCMNTYCVLTIYFLIILSLLIAEFGVCLMITAWPQCLGLNLDETTMVKALQGSYGVPGHEQFTAAMDLAQTIFECCAINTAINYDTSLWKLQSLGKKELTVPLTCCRLQNRYEFSAYLDPMPMNLTQCQALQPHDYEGNRHLDGCLHKIEVWYREQYFLFLCAGLIVAVVEFCVLLSIILSCTKLPRKSASMSPERLPPTAALMRPSGRIGVRDNIYERDLPTPIPVPTIRETYLQPKEYTKARHEIPFNTGSHYYQISKSYLV; translated from the exons CTATGCGGTGTCACACTTCTCGCCACGGGTTTCTATATGTTCACAGACGCCCCTCGGATATTGCTGTCCCGTTTGCTGATCTCCGCAACCGAACACCATAAAACTCCTCTGTCCGAACTAGAACAACCTCTGTTCTACTATGTGGCCCTCGGACTCACTATTGCCGGGCTAGTTGCCATAACCGCAGCCCTCCTCGGATGCTGGGCATCCTGTATGAATACGTACTGCGTACTCACCATC TACTTCCTCATCATTCTGTCGCTCCTGATAGCGGAGTTCGGCGTGTGTCTGATGATCACCGCGTGGCCACAGTGTCTCGGTCTCAACCTGGACGAAACGACCATGGTCAAAGCGCTGCAGGGTAGCTACGGTGTCCCTGGGCACGAGCAGTTCACAGCCGCCATGGACCTGGCGCAAACCATCTTCGAGTGCTGTGCCATCAATACGGCCATCAACTACGACACCTCCTTGTGGAAACTGCAGAGCTTGGGCAAGAAGGAACTCACGGTACCGCTGACCTGCTGTAGGCTGCAGAATCGCTACGAATTCTCCGCCTACCTGGACCCGATGCCGATGAACTTGACCCAGTGCCAAGCTCTGCAACCGCACGACTACGAGGGCAACCGACATCTGGAT GGTTGTCTCCACAAGATCGAGGTCTGGTACCGGGAGCAGTACTTTCTGTTCCTGTGCGCTGGTCTCATTGTCGCCGTGGTCGAGTTCTGCGTCCTGCTCAGCATCATTCTCAGCTGTACGAAGCTACCGCGAAAGTCTGCTAGCATGAGCCCGGAACGGCTTCCTCCGACGGCAGCACTGATGCGACCTTCGGGACGGATCGGCGTCCGGGACAATATCTACGAGCGGGATTTACCGACGCCGATTCCGGTGCCGACGATCCGCGAGACCTACCTGCAACCCAAAGAGTACACCAAAGCGAGGCACGAGATTCCATTCAATACCGGATCGCACTACTATCAGATTTCCAAGAGCTATCTGGTGTAG
- the LOC109426439 gene encoding elongator complex protein 4, producing the protein MSSFVKRRGAVTIKGTRASLHSGQAILSSGNPSLDHVFGGGFPIGSIIAIEEDKYANYSRVLTKYFLAEGLVNSHSTFVASLEEDPVQLMKKLPTPVEDTEPERTSQNQAPEDMRIAFRYNKLAVVDLEQKSSTQLGHFFDLSKQIDESELTKHDITYWDGTDCPDNLSKAFTNPSFQSLLDAIHLKVKQPQFDQSNSEVKDKNLLRICINSIGSPLWYDQNFPSDLVKFLTILKAFVRNTLSCCLVTLPTHLFHHLEGDTQRMYDRLIDQVDCCIALESFAGSDKETNPVFKEYHGLLDIVKISALNTLAAFVPETRDLAFKLRRRKFVIEKLHLPPELGDDKDERGQKKVASMGMGCASAGGGGGKLDF; encoded by the exons ATGTCGAGCTTTGTAAAGCGCCGCGGAGCGGTCACCATCAAGGGAACGCGCGCTTCGCTGCACAGTGGGCAAGCCATTCTGTCGTCGGGCAATCCATCGTTGGATCACGTTTTCGGCGGGGGATTTCCCATCGGATCGATCATTGCAATCG aggaggaCAAATATGCAAACTATTCCCGTGTGCTGACGAAATATTTTCTTGCTGAGGGCCTAGTCAACAGTCATTCCACATTCGTTGCTTCTTTGGAGGAAGATCCAGTGCAATTG aTGAAAAAACTTCCAACCCCGGTGGAAGACACCGAACCAGAGCGAACGTCACAGAACCAAGCTCCAGAAGACATGCGAATCGCCTTCCGCTACAACAAACTAGCCGTAGTCGACCTTGAGCAAAAATCCAGCACTCAGTTGGGTCACTTCTTCGACCTGTCCAAACAAATCGACGAATCCGAACTGACCAAACACGACATCACCTATTGGGATGGCACTGATTGTCCCGATAACCTTTCAAAAGCCTTCACCAACCCCAGCTTCCAATCCCTCCTGGATGCCATCCATCTAAAAGTCAAACAACCCCAGTTCGATCAGTCCAATTCCGAGGTCAAGGACAAAAATCTCCTGCGAATCTGCATTAACTCGATTGGTTCACCTCTTTGGTATGACCAGAACTTCCCCTCGGACCTGGTCAAGTTCCTCACCATCCTGAAAGCGTTCGTCCGTAACACCCTTTCCTGTTGCCTCGTAACCCTCCCGACGCACCTCTTTCACCACCTGGAAGGTGACACACAACGCATGTACGATCGCTTGATCGATCAGGTCGATTGCTGCATCGCACTGGAGTCGTTCGCCGGTTCGGACAAGGAAACCAATCCGGTGTTCAAGGAGTACCACGGTCTGCTGGATATTGTGAAAATTTCGGCGCTCAACACGCTGGCAGCATTTGTTCCGGAAACGCGGGATCTGGCGTTTAAGCTGCGTCGCAGGAAGTTCGTGATCGAGAAGCTGCACCTGCCGCCGGAGTTGGGTGACGATAAGGATGAACGCGGTCAGAAGAAGGTGGCGTCGATGGGGATGGGGTGCGCTAGTGCGGGTGGAGGTGGCGGAAAGTTGGATTTTTAA